The following are encoded together in the Microtus ochrogaster isolate Prairie Vole_2 unplaced genomic scaffold, MicOch1.0 UNK21, whole genome shotgun sequence genome:
- the LOC106144354 gene encoding basic proline-rich protein-like, with protein sequence MRIQPNSSFRSQQSYLPHEARPAPSPTPTQHALSTPQLPHPNSSLACSQLTAKSPVCNAAPALHTTLGPLPTPKSRPSLLGRLPHLVSQPVFHSPILPRPSFDPSPEPTSYLTHRNPLPGPLLPKPQPRPTRPCPALPIVSPAPCPGGSTRGGAYSPRPQYRHAQGQPDPKRPRGDPRAEACGRGVAGSPHPLPSVPRPSSLLPLGTCGVGDKPGRAPPPPRLPGALPLPEKEAAAAAWRRCRRPRHRCRRRQGSVRHPLTKHSAPHWGKFLPVISPPHRHTSRPITPPNTSGTTPGEGRLPVPINRPRGPPLPGTYWSSPFSRSQTPRHLYFHLPAPSPSRNGLDLGAAEALGLIGCRRRQSEAFFSSPPPPLNPKAPSPQLKFVLLAIPGGGVQAPYPPGLHPLLRTRPCLQARAPFAAASGHPGPRLTSPADRPIACCPLLLQPGSPRCLPQPPPRPLPAARVRSAALPPPGTHRRRLLLRLLLLGSGLRRTEPEAAPPSPAPPAPPASPLGPAGGAARTPPAPVSAPGVPASAPGGSAHRPRGRAGMPVSSRGWGRLGRFGAGSVSARSGTEVRSSQTRPPPAAESPKLRPSPGLRTLGRPRQFWGGDASGAVSTLIGRKREQ encoded by the exons ATGAGGATTCAGCCTAATTCTTCTTTCCGGTCACAGCAATCGTACCTGCCTCATGAGGCAAGGCCGGCCCCCAGTCCAACACCCACTCAACATGCTCTCTCAACTCCACAGCTACCACACCCAAACTCATCCTTAGCGTGTTCCCAATTAACTGCAAAGTCGCCGGTCTGCAACGCAGCACCAGCCCTTCACACAACCCTAGGTCCCCTTCCCACACCAAAATCTCGTCCCTCCCTACTCGGCCGGCTTCCACACCTCGTTTCCCAGCCCGTCTTCCATTCTCCAATCCTGCCTAGGCCCTCGTTTGACCCCTCTCCGGAGCCTACCAGTTACCTCACGCACAGAAATCCCCTCCCAGGCCCCCTCCTTCCCAAACCTCAGCCCCGCCCTACTCGGCCTTGCCCCGCCCTCCCAATAGTGAGCCCCGCCCCTTGCCCGGGAGGCTCGACCAGGGGCGGAGCCTATTCCCCCCGCCCCCAATACCGTCACGCTCAGGGGCAGCCTGACCCCAAGCGGCCCCGCGGTGACCCTCGCGCAGAGGCCTGTGGGAGGGGCGTCGCGGGCTCCCCGCACCCCCTCCCGTCGGTCCCCCGCCCGTCCAGTCTCCTCCCCCTGGGAACGTGCGGGGTGGGTGACAAACCTGGCcgcgcgccaccaccaccgcgCCTGCCGGGGGCGCTGCCGCTGCCTGAGAAAGAAGCCGCGGCTGCCGCCTGGAGGAGGTGCCGTCGACCCCGCcaccgctgccgccgccgccagGG GTCTGTCCGTCACCCGCTCACTAAGCACTCTGCCCCCCATTGGGGCAAGTTCCTGCCGGTCATCTCGCCTCCACATAGACACACCTCTCGACCCATCACCCCCCCCAACACCTCCGGCACCACCCCGGGGGAGGGTCGGCTGCCAGTACCAATCAACAGACCGCGGGGCCCGCCTCTTCCGGGCACCTATTGGTCCAGCCCTTTTTCTCGCTCGCAGACACCGCGCCACCTCTACTTCCACCTGCCCGCCCCATCTCCCTCTAGAAATGGATTGGATCTCGGCGCAGCAGAGGCGCTTGGCCTTATTGGCTGTCGACGACGCCAATCAGAagcctttttttcctctccccctcccccactcaaccCCAAAGCCCCTAGCCCGCAGCTAAAGTTTGT CCTCCTCGCCATCCCAGGCGGAGGGGTGCAAGCCCCCTACCCGCCGGGCTTGCACCCCCTGCTCCGCACTCGCCCGTGTCTGCAAGCACGTGCACCATTCGCCGCTGCCTCTGGCCACCCTGGTCCCCGGCTAACCTCACCCGCAGACCGGCCAATCGCTTGCTGCCCTTTGTTGCTGCAGCCCGGGTCTCCCCgctgccttcctcagcctccGCCTCGTCCTTTGCCAGCCGCCCGGGTCCGCAGCGCCGCGCTCCCCCCGCCCGGGACCCACCGCCGCCGCCTCCttctccgcctcctcctcctcggcTCCGGGCTGCGGCGCACAGAGCCCGAGGCAGCGCCGCCCAGCCCCGCTCCCCCCGCGCCGCCCGCTAGCCCGCTTGGCCCGGCCGGGGGCGCAGCCCGGACCCCGCCCGCCCCAGTCTCCGCCCCAGGGGTACCTGCCTCCGCCCCGGGGGGCTCCGCTCACCGCCCTCGGGGGAGGGCGGGGATGCCGGTGTCCTCGAGAGGATGGGGACGCCTGGGCCGTTTTGGGGCGGGGAGTGTGTCCGCCAGGTCTGGGACTGAGGTGCGGTCTTCTCAAACGCGCCCCCCTCCCGCCGCCGAGAGCCCCAAACTTCGTCCTTCTCCAGGGCTTCGTACCCTCGGGCGACCGCGGCAGTTTTGGGGTGGGGATGCCTCAGGAGCTGTGTCTACCCTGATcgggaggaagagggagcagtGA